Genomic segment of Erythrobacter sp. BLCC-B19:
TGCTGTGGCAGCCGCCGCACTTGGACTGGTAGAGCGCCGCGCCATCGGGCTTGGCCTGCGCCGTGGCCGTCACCGGCTGCAGCAGCACGCCGGTCGGCACGGCCAGACCGCCCGCCAGAGCGATAGCGACCAGGGTGTCGTTCCACTTCATTGCGCTTGCTCCTTACCGGTCGATGATGTCGCGGTGCATCGGCGCAAGCGCGGCGATCAGCCGGTTCTGCGCGCGAAAGGGCACATCGAACTTGTTGGCCGATTTCTGGAACTCCTCGACCAGCGCGTAGAAGGCGGTCTCGGGAATGTTCTGTCCGCGATGCGCCTCGGCCATGCTGCGACCCGAATAGGTGCACGGCCCCTTCATGATGACGCAGAACTGTTCGACCAGCTGGAGCTTGATCCGCTCCTTGTCCGATCCTTCAAAGAACGGGCGGGTGGCAGGGTTGGCCACCAGCCGTTCCATGAAGTCGTCCATGATCCGCACCAGCCCCTCACGCCCGCCGAAGGCTTCGTAGAGGTTCTCGTCATCGGTGATGACCGGCAGCGTCGGCGCACGCGGGGTGATGTCGGGATCGCTCACCGGCGGCTCGGCGCCCGGCCCGACCTGAGCGAAAGCGGGCAGCGGCGCTGCGATCAGCGCGAGCGCGCATGACAGGATACGCAGATTCATGATGGTTTTCAGCCTTTCATTGATGTTGGTTGCGCGGAAGATCGGTTTCGGCCCAGCGCCAGATCCCGCCAGCCGCGCAGCGGGCTGCGAGGCTTGAGAGATCGGGCCAAGTGAGAATGAGCACCGCCAGACCGAGACCGGCGGCCAGAGCAAGACCCCGTCGAATGGCAGACCTCCCCGGCAATTGCCGCGCGGCACTTCAGAAGCCGATCTGCAGCGAGGCGTAGACGCCGCGCTGGCTGCCAACGACGATGTTGCCGAGATCCGCATAGGCGAGCGTCAGCGAGGCGTTGCGAACCGGGGCATAGGCGACGAACAGGTCGAGCGCGTCTTCCTCGCCGAGGCCAAGAAAGTCGGGCTTGGTGCGGAACTCGCCGCCGATCGCCAGCTTGCGGGTCAGGAGCAGCGCGGCCGATCCTTCGAACTGGAGCTTGTAGCTGTCATCATTCGGGCCGCCGAAGCCGAGGATCCCGAACTGGTTGGCCTTGGTCAGCCGCGCAGTCCCGTTGAGCAGCAGGCTCTGCGACAGGATGATCTTGGTCGCGCTGGCATAGAAGTCGACGCCTTCATCATGCTGCGCGCCGAGCGAACGCACGATCGCGCCCTCATCGTTCTTCTTGTATTGCAGGCCGACCGAAATCTGCGGCAGCAGGCTGTCCTGATCGAGCACGGCGTCGCCGATCAGCCTGACCTTGGCGCCCACCACCGTCTGCCGGATCGAAAATTCGCGTCCCAGCCCGAGCGCCGCGCCGAGCGCGTTGAGGTTGAAGCTCTGGCGCGCGATCGACAGCTCGACGCGGTTCTTGGCGGTGATCATCCCGCCGAACGAGGTCAGCGAGAAGTCTTGCGTGTTCACCCCGGTGAAGAAGGCGTTGGCCCCGAATTCATCGCGCGAGCCATAGCTGCCGATCAGCGCCCACGGCGCGAGCCCGCCGCCTGCTGCGCCTTCGACCTGGGTGACCCCGCCGGTCAGCAGCAGACGCCCGCCACCGCGCAGGAACGAGCGGCCCGATCCCTCGTCGCCATCCGCGATCTCGATCGTGTCGTCCTCACCATCGCGGGCAGCGACCGTGACCCGGCTGTCCGCGCTTTCGGTGGCCGTCACGACCATCACGGGCGTGGCGTCAGCCGTAGCATCTGGCGCATCATCCGCCAGCGCTGGCGCTGCCAGGCTGGCAAAGGTGGTCGCGGCGAGCAAAGACCGGGTCAATTGGGCAATCGGCATTGAGATGTTCATCCTCTTTGGATTGTTTGCAAAGTTGTGATTGGGAGATACCCAAACGTGATCCGAAGAATTCGAGTACTCTCTTCAATAATATTGAGCGCGACCCTCTGGAGGGGGCAGTAAGGGAGGGGGCCAAAGGGCCGCGCTCCCGCCAGGATGAAAAACTGGCGGATCGGAAATTTTGAGTTTTGACAAATTAGTTGCTTGATCCTGCGATCATATTTGTTCGAGATGTGAGGAATACATCGCTGGCTTCCGAAACAGATGCAGCCAGAGGAATCTTTTTCTCGCGCCCGGAGTGCATCCAGTTGGCGCGCGCTGCCGGTAGTCGGGATTGACGGCGATGCTGCGTTAGCCCCGCCGACATACGACCCCAGCAGGAGAGCGGAACATGAGTGACCAGATTGCGACGTCGCGCCGGAACCTATTTGGTATCGGGGGCAAGGTTCTGCTGTCGGCGGCTGCCGTCGGCGTGCTGGCCGAACCCTCGATCGCGCAATCCAAGATGAAGGGCGGGACCGCCAGCGCGGGCGATGTCGATATTCTCAATGTTGCGCTTGCGCTCGAGCATGAGGCGATCGAGGCCTATCAGATCGGTGCCGAAAGCGGTCTGCTGCAGAAGCCGGTGCTCGATGTGGCGGTGCTGTTCCAGGGCCATCACAAGGCTCACCGCGACGCACTGGTCGGGGCGATCAAGACGCTTGGCGGCAAACCGGTCGCGCCCGAAACCCGCGCGCATTACCTCGCCAGTCTCGAAGCGGCGAAGATCACCGGCCAGACTGATATTCTGCGCCTCGCCCAGCGGCTGGAGCGCGGTGCGGCCAATGCCTATCTCGGTGTCATCCCGGCTTTCGCAAGCAAGGATCTGGCACAGGTGTCGGCCAAGCTCGCTTCGGATGAAACCGCGCATTGGGCGCTGCTCTCGCAGGTGCTCGGCGATAAGCTTGGGGCTGCTCCCTTCGTGGTGAGCTGAGCGCAAATTGGCGCACGTCGGCGCAGCCGTGATGCGGCTGCGCCGGCCCATCGGGAGCGCGCAACTGCGGAACAAGCGGAGGGACCGTACGAAACAGGAGCCCTTGACCATGCCGACCCATGAGACCGCTGCCGACTTTGTGCTGGGTGCGTGCCGCGCCCGTCAGCGCGAAGTCATCGCGCGACAACGCCTGTATGACCGCAAGCTCGATACGCAGGTTTGCGCGCTTGAAATGCTGCTGTCAGCGATGGCGCCTGCCGCGCTGGCCGATATCATCCATCCCGCTGGCTCCGGCGAACACCTCTGGCAGCGGGTCTGCGATGCCGTGACGCAGGAACAATGCGCCGGGGGGTGCGGCTCCTTTGCCTGCCTTGGCGGAGTCTGGGAGCACCACGGCCCGGGCATCGCCGCCAAGACGCTGTGGTCTGAGGGCGCGCTGCTGATCCGCTGCGAGCCCGGCGCCTTCGAAGACGATCACGCCCAGCCCGACGATGAGCACGAACACATCATCGTGATCGCCGGTGACCTGGTGATCGGCGGGCGCAGCCTTTCGGTCGGGGACTATCTGCGCATCCCGGCCGGCACCACGCACGGTGCGATGCACACCCGTTCTGGCTGCCTGATCTTCACGCAGTACGAAGCTGTCCACCCCGGATGAAAAACAGCAAGGCGGGTGCATCCGATTTCTGCGCCGTGGTGGTATGCTTAGGGTGATCGCTGCCGTGGCGCCTCAAGCTCCTCGGCCCTTCAGGCAGCGACACATCGGGCGCTTGGCTTGGTCGCATCTTGAGCCATGATGCGCCCGGCCGACCGTGGAGCCTTGAATGCTGGTGCAGGTGGACAAGCGCGAGAGACTGGCCTTGCTGCTGCAAAAGGTCGCCCACGGCGACATGGCGGCGTTCCGGCAGCTTTATGATGAGACGGGCGGCTCCGTGTTGGGCGTGACCTCCCGCATTCTGCGCGACACCCAGACAGCAGAGGACGCGGCGCAAGAGGCGTTCGTGCGCATCTGGCGCAATGCCGCCAAGTTCGATGCCAGCCGCGGAACAGCGCTCGCATGGATGAGCGTGATTGCCCGCAACGCCGCACTTGATCTGGTGCCGCGCCGTGCCGCACCGGAAACGCTGGAAGCGGCCGACACCATCGAATTTGCCGACGTCACCGTCGATCCGCCCGATGCCAAGCTCGGTCAGTGCCTCGGGCGGTTGCCGCCCGATCAGGCGCGCGCCATTGTCACGATGTACACCTATGGCCTCAGTCACTCCGAACTGGCAGAAAAGCTGGGGCTACCGCTTGGAACCGTAAAGAGCTGGGTCCGCCGCGGCATGGCCAAACTTCAGGAATGCATGAACCAATGACGATGTCGCAGACTGCCACGGACTATGTGCTGGGCGCGCTCAGCCCGCTTGAGCGGGAAGCGGTGCAGCTGGAGCGGGCGGTCAATCACGCGCTCGACGCGGCGATCACGGCGCTGGAGGACAAGCTCGCGCCGCTGGCTGCTGCGGCCGGCGCCGTGCGCCCGCCCGCCTATCTGTTTGACGTAATCGTCGAACAGATCCGGGAGGAGGAGGCCGAACTCGGCAACAAGCTGGTCTTGCCGCTGAGCGAAGGGGAGTGGCAGCCATGCCTGCCCGGGGTCGAGATCAAGCGCCTGTGGTCCCCGCTGACTGTCATGCTGCGCTGCCAACCCGGCGCGATCATCCCCGAGCACGTCCATGGCCCGATAGAGAACCTGCTGGTTGTGATGGGCGATCTGGAGGTGGGCGGACGCATCCTTGCATCGGGCGATTATCATATGTCGCCCGAAGGCAGCCCTCACGGTGAAACCCGCACCCGGCGCGGCTGTATTCTGTTTGTGCAGTATGGCGCCTGAGGTAAGCCCTTCCCGCAGCGCCGGGAACGGGGGCAATCCCGATCAGCAGAATGAAAGCCAGCGCAAGCGCCAGCAGCGTCAGCGTCAGCCGGGCCGCGCCAGCCTCATCCGATAGAAGATCCCGCTTTCGTCATATCCCGTCAGCTCCAGCACCCCGCTCACGGTGTAGACCCGCGTCTCGCTGGTCGGGAAGGCCACATCGGCATAGACCTCGATGAACTGGTTGGGCGCGGCGTGGAAGTGGAACGGGCAGCCGGGGGGGTAGGCGAGCAGGACGAAGTGCTTCTGCGTGCGCCCCGCCGTGAGCGGCATCATCCAGCCTGCAACCGTGATCCGCTTGCCAGCCAGTGCCTTGACCTGCGGGGTGAATCTGGGCTTCGAGACGATAAAGCCCTGCGCATCGGTGCGGGTGGTCTCCCCGGTGCTTTCGAGCACTTTCCACGAGACCCCGCCCTTGGGGGTCGCGGCCGGTTTCCAGACGTCCTCGACCACCCGGCCCGACTTGTAGTCGGGGGCTTGCTTGGCGGCATAGGTTTGCGCGGCGGTCGCCGGTGCCGCGCTTCTGGGCCTCGCGCCCTCGACCGCAGCGGCGATTGCCGGGCCAAGGCTCAGGCTCACGGCGGCGGCAAGAACCAGCACTATTGCCTTCCAACGCATCTGGGCAAACTCCTCCTGGGGCACCATCAGCCCGCGCGCGCCAGCACGCGGGCAGGGTCGAGGCGATAGACAGCCAGCGCTGGCACGAGCGCGGCCAGCGCCCCGATAACGACAACACCGAGCGCGAGGGCAAGCTCGGACCAGAGCGGCCGCCAGGCGGCAAGGCCGAGCTCCGCCAGCGCCGGGACGTTGGCGCGCGCGGCCATGATCAGCAGATGGGCCGCGATCCAGCCGAGCACCGCCCCAATCGAGGCGGTGATCATCCCTTCGAGC
This window contains:
- a CDS encoding group I truncated hemoglobin, with product MNLRILSCALALIAAPLPAFAQVGPGAEPPVSDPDITPRAPTLPVITDDENLYEAFGGREGLVRIMDDFMERLVANPATRPFFEGSDKERIKLQLVEQFCVIMKGPCTYSGRSMAEAHRGQNIPETAFYALVEEFQKSANKFDVPFRAQNRLIAALAPMHRDIIDR
- a CDS encoding DUF3034 family protein, translated to MNISMPIAQLTRSLLAATTFASLAAPALADDAPDATADATPVMVVTATESADSRVTVAARDGEDDTIEIADGDEGSGRSFLRGGGRLLLTGGVTQVEGAAGGGLAPWALIGSYGSRDEFGANAFFTGVNTQDFSLTSFGGMITAKNRVELSIARQSFNLNALGAALGLGREFSIRQTVVGAKVRLIGDAVLDQDSLLPQISVGLQYKKNDEGAIVRSLGAQHDEGVDFYASATKIILSQSLLLNGTARLTKANQFGILGFGGPNDDSYKLQFEGSAALLLTRKLAIGGEFRTKPDFLGLGEEDALDLFVAYAPVRNASLTLAYADLGNIVVGSQRGVYASLQIGF
- a CDS encoding ferritin-like domain-containing protein → MSDQIATSRRNLFGIGGKVLLSAAAVGVLAEPSIAQSKMKGGTASAGDVDILNVALALEHEAIEAYQIGAESGLLQKPVLDVAVLFQGHHKAHRDALVGAIKTLGGKPVAPETRAHYLASLEAAKITGQTDILRLAQRLERGAANAYLGVIPAFASKDLAQVSAKLASDETAHWALLSQVLGDKLGAAPFVVS
- a CDS encoding cupin domain-containing protein translates to MPTHETAADFVLGACRARQREVIARQRLYDRKLDTQVCALEMLLSAMAPAALADIIHPAGSGEHLWQRVCDAVTQEQCAGGCGSFACLGGVWEHHGPGIAAKTLWSEGALLIRCEPGAFEDDHAQPDDEHEHIIVIAGDLVIGGRSLSVGDYLRIPAGTTHGAMHTRSGCLIFTQYEAVHPG
- a CDS encoding sigma-70 family RNA polymerase sigma factor, with the protein product MLVQVDKRERLALLLQKVAHGDMAAFRQLYDETGGSVLGVTSRILRDTQTAEDAAQEAFVRIWRNAAKFDASRGTALAWMSVIARNAALDLVPRRAAPETLEAADTIEFADVTVDPPDAKLGQCLGRLPPDQARAIVTMYTYGLSHSELAEKLGLPLGTVKSWVRRGMAKLQECMNQ
- a CDS encoding cupin domain-containing protein codes for the protein MTMSQTATDYVLGALSPLEREAVQLERAVNHALDAAITALEDKLAPLAAAAGAVRPPAYLFDVIVEQIREEEAELGNKLVLPLSEGEWQPCLPGVEIKRLWSPLTVMLRCQPGAIIPEHVHGPIENLLVVMGDLEVGGRILASGDYHMSPEGSPHGETRTRRGCILFVQYGA
- a CDS encoding DUF3299 domain-containing protein, yielding MRWKAIVLVLAAAVSLSLGPAIAAAVEGARPRSAAPATAAQTYAAKQAPDYKSGRVVEDVWKPAATPKGGVSWKVLESTGETTRTDAQGFIVSKPRFTPQVKALAGKRITVAGWMMPLTAGRTQKHFVLLAYPPGCPFHFHAAPNQFIEVYADVAFPTSETRVYTVSGVLELTGYDESGIFYRMRLARPG